TTGAAATGCGCGTCGAGGACGCCGTCCCCGACAAGTCGGCCAAGGTCGTGCTCTATTGCGCCGGCGGCAACCGCAGCGCCTTTGCCGCGCGCGACCTCGAAGCAATCGGCTACACCGACGTGGAGAGTCTCATCGGCGGCATCAACGGCTGGAAGAACAAGGGTTATGCCATCGACGTGCCCAAGGTCCTCTCGCCCGACGATCGCCAGCGCTATTCGCGCCACCTGCTCATCCCCGAGGTGGGCGAGGAAGGCCAGCAGAAGCTGCTCGACGCCAAAGTTCTGCTCATCGGCGCCGGCGGCCTGGGCTCTCCCGCAGCGTTCTACCTGGCCGCTGCGGGCGTGGGCACGCTGGGCATCGTCGACAACGACGTCGTGGACGTGACCAATCTCCAGCGCCAGATCCTCCACACCCAGGAGTGGGTCGGAAAGCCCAAGGTGGACTCGGCCTATGAGCGCCTGCATGCGCTCAACCCGGACATCACCATCAACAAGTACGAGATGCACCTCAATAGTGAGAACGTCGTCGAGCTGTTCAAGCAGTACGACATGGTGCTCGATGGCTGCGACAACTTCTCGACGCGCTATCTTGTCAACGATGCGTGCGTGATGCTGAACATCCCGAACGTGCATGGCTCGATCTATCGCTTCGAGGGACAGGCCACGCTCTTCCACCCGCACAACGGGCCCTGCTACCGCTGCCTGTATCCCGAGCCCACGCCCCCCGACATGGCGCCCTCGTGCGCCGAGGCCGGCGTGTTGGGTGTGCTGCCCGGCATGATGGGAATCATCCAGGCCACCGAAGCAGTGAAATTCATCCTGGGCCAGGGCAAGACCCTGAACGGCCGCCTGCTCAAGTACGACGCCCTCGATAT
This is a stretch of genomic DNA from Chrysiogenia bacterium. It encodes these proteins:
- the moeB gene encoding molybdopterin-synthase adenylyltransferase MoeB; its protein translation is MATAQDVLSDIKKKITEIDADELSRRMKAGEEFALIDVREREEFETGQIPGATFIPRGFLEMRVEDAVPDKSAKVVLYCAGGNRSAFAARDLEAIGYTDVESLIGGINGWKNKGYAIDVPKVLSPDDRQRYSRHLLIPEVGEEGQQKLLDAKVLLIGAGGLGSPAAFYLAAAGVGTLGIVDNDVVDVTNLQRQILHTQEWVGKPKVDSAYERLHALNPDITINKYEMHLNSENVVELFKQYDMVLDGCDNFSTRYLVNDACVMLNIPNVHGSIYRFEGQATLFHPHNGPCYRCLYPEPTPPDMAPSCAEAGVLGVLPGMMGIIQATEAVKFILGQGKTLNGRLLKYDALDMAFKEYKLRRDPECPICGEKPTITKLEDLEWSCQVA